A segment of the Eptesicus fuscus isolate TK198812 chromosome 9, DD_ASM_mEF_20220401, whole genome shotgun sequence genome:
tttgattgagggagggagaggatgggagggatCAAAGGTAAGGGGtaagaggggtgaggggaggaaggaagagacatctatctgttgttccacttacttatacaATTCACTGGTTGgttcttgtttgtgccctgacccgggatccaGCGGGAACCACACGaggctctaaccaaccgagctatcCGGCCACCCTTTCAGCCTCAGTACCCAGGGCGGTCTTCAGCACAGAACAGGTATTCAGTAAAACTCTGTGGAATGAATAGATGAACGCGTCTAGCAAGAGACAACCCTAGGCGCTCCATGCGGAAACGTTTTGGGGCAGATCATTAGAAAGACACCGCCCACACTCTTATTTGCAAGCAGACAGGGAAAACCTTTCATTTCAACTTAAAATGATCCTTGCCAGCCGCTAAGTGCTGGGCACACAGACATGAAGAGGTGGGATCCTGTCCATTAGGCCCTTAACGCCCAGCGACAACGCtagtaacaaacaaacaataacaccAGCACCGCCGCTCCTTCCACCGCCGTAGGGTGAAGTCCAAGCCGCTGCGCTCTGCATTCCAGGCGTGTGTCTACCGCTGGCTGCCCACCCCGGCGGCTTCCCTCTTACCGGCTACGCCTTTGCGCTCGGTTCCCGCGGTGACCAGGGCGGCCAGGCTCGCCGGCTGGCGGGGACGCGCTGCCGCCGGAGTCCGGGCGGCGGTGAGCGGGAGGCGCGGCCTCCGGGCTGAGGCGTTCTTGCTTCaccaccaccgccgccgccgccgccacgtcCTCGTCCCGGTGCCTGCGCCGGCTCCCCCGCTCCCGCTCGCTCTTCACCTCTTTCATGATGAGATATCCGCGGAGCGCAGGGAAAACTCGGCCGTTGCGCTCCCCTCCTAGACAGGAAATGACGTGCCAGAGCCCTGGACTTCCGCTCTTGGAGTACACGCTCTCCCAGAAACCCTCGCGATGCAGAGGCTAAGCACGTGACGACTCTGTTGTGGGCGGGGCCGTCAGGACGCAGCTCGGGTGGCGGGAGTTTAAAGTTTCAAAAACCAACTCCTGGGGAAAAAGCTATGCTCCAAGCTGTTGCCGCGCCATTGGTCCTTCCTAAACCCGGAGACAACCTAAAAGCTCAGCAGTCGGGCATTGTTTAGTCAACTGGTGGATGTTACAGCGCCATTGGCAATGCTACCTACAAACTCTAttatgacaaaaacaaaacaaaacccagacgTTAAACGAAAGACACAGGATACAAAATTGTGCGCAAACTGGGCTTACATTTATGTTTGGAAATACGAAGACAAGAAGGGAGTAAATGCAATCATAGATAGTATACCGTTGGGCAAATCATTAGTAGTTCTCCAACTGTTAGGTTGTCTTTCCGTcacttcattaaaaaacaaatgatttttaaaacctgGGAACTCCAGATGTCTCCCTCTAggactcccattttgcagatgacaaAATCGGGAGTCAGAGAAGGTGATCTGCCACCTCATTCAAATTGGGAGCTAAGCGTGGCACAGGAACTCGAGCCCGTTTTCCCTACTTCCAAGAGTAGAAGAGCGACCCGTGGAGCAGGAAGCCTGCCTGCCAAGCTCAGCAAGGAAGACCCTTTCCCGGATGCTGCGCCGGGAGAAACTCGCGCGATGCTGGCCCCGCCCAACTCTAAAGCCCCGCCcaggcctggaggctgggaggagaggttTCCATGGTGACAGTAAACAAGGCCCTGCCTTTGAGGGGCTATTGCTGGGCTACTCTCCGGCACCATGATTCCCCCCGCGGACTCTTTACTCAAGTATGACACCCCGGTGCTGGTGAGCCGGAATACGGAGAAACGGAGCCCCAAAGTAAGGATGGGTCTTAGGGGCAGGGGAGCCCGGAACTCCTATGGGGAAAGACAGATTGCCTGCGTTGAAGATCCGGAGTCCCAAGGAATAGAGGCTGAAGCAACTGAGAGTAAAGAGAATTGGGATATGAAAAGGAGGATAGGAGAGCGGAACCAGAAGCCCAGATGTTGGGCCACTCCAGAGGGTAAATTTAGGACGGGGAAGGAAGTCACAGGGAGATGAATGGGATTCACCGTTTTTTCATGGTAGTCGGTGCAAGAATAGATCTGGTAGTGAAAGCAGACGCCTGAGCTCCCGGGCCAGAAACATCGGTTCAAGGAGATACAAGCGTTGGATTGGGGTGGGACCAGAGACTCTTGGCCTCCTTGCGCTCTGAGACATAACTTCTGCTGAGAAGACAGATGGGGAGAGTGTGTGGGAGACCTGGACCAAGGGCCAGAATGTGTGGTGCTTAGTATCTGAATCACCTCCTGCCCTAATGTGTCTCTTCCTCCCAGGCTCGGCCATTGAAAGTCAGCCCCCAGCAGCCTGGACCCTCAGGTCCAATCCCACCACCACCCAAGACCAAGCTCTCAATTTCCTGTGTTCCAGATCCTACAAAACAGGCAGAAGAAATCTTGAATGCTATCCTGCCCCCAaggtgagaggaaaaaaaaattttttttaaataagcaggaGTAGTGGCCCAGGCTTTTGCATCCCAGAACTTGGGAACATGGAAAGAGGCCTGCTGTCCCTGTTCCTGGCTGATCTTTCCTCCCAGTGTCTCTGAGTTCCTAGAGCTTACAGATGGCTGGATCCTGGGAAGGTGGGGCTCCCTTGTTCTCTATCTACCCTCATTTCCACAGTGCTCGTGGCTTTAAATGCCATCTGTGTGCGGAGGCTCTCAAATGTATATTTCCAGAGTTGTCCTCTCCTCTAAACTCCAGACCCATATTTTCTACTACTGCTTTACTACCTTCATAAAGATGTTAATAGGGCACTCAAGCCATCCCATCCACTTGGCTCAACATGtccaaccctagctggttttctcagtggttagtgcaTCCGCccgtggaccgaagggtctcgggttcaattttTGGCAAAGGGTATGTACCTCGTTTGCACGTTTCCCAGCCCTGGTAgtggcatgtgtgggaggcaacaaatcgatgtctctctctcacattgatgtttctctctctttccttctttcctcccttccactctctctagatatcaatggaaaaaatatcctcgggtgaggatttaaacacacacacacacacacacacacaaacacacacacaaaataccctCAACATGTCCAAACTCATCATTTCTTCCTTACCCCCACCTGCTCATCCCGTCTTCCCTttgtcctagggcagtgatgggcaaccttttgagcttggtgtgtcaaacttcgccaaaaaactgagcataactcgggtagtgtgtcactttgaggaaaaaacattatttcgcaaatgtttcatcctcaggagcagcaaatgtttcatcctcggcatgtggccgcctcagcggctgtgtgtcatcagaaatggctacgcgtgtcagtgctgacacgcgtgtcataggttcgccatcactgtcctaggggcTCAGGCCACCTCTCAGCCCTCTTGGTCTTTCACATCACAGATGTTACCCTTTATCGATTTCTTTTGGCCCCACCTTGAAATCATATCCCAAATCTGACCATTTTTCACCAGCTCTGCTTCCATCCTCTTGTTTCTAGTCACTGCTTATCACCTGTACTACTGCAGTGGCCTCCCACTGAAAACCTGGCTTCCCCTCTTTGCCCCTACAAGCTATGCTCCACACAGCCCCCAAATCAGAAGTCAGACCATGCCAGGCTTCTGGCAGAAACTCATGGCTTCCCATCTTACTCAGACTAAAACCCACAGTCTTTTGAATGGTCTGTAAGACCTGGCATGATCTAGCCCCAATATACCCAGGATCTTATCTCCTGTTATTCTCTTTCTTGTTCACTGTGCTAATGCCACAGGGGCCACCGCTTGCTGTCTCTGAAACACTTCACTcttccacctcagggccttgACAACTGCTATTCTTACTGCCAAGGATACTCTTCCCCTAATATTCACCTggttcccttcctttctttactCTGACCTTGCTGAaatgccatttcttcaaggaGGACTTCCTTGAGAATCCTTATAAAAGAGCCCCTTCTCCCTCCATGATCCCTTTACCTGCTTCTTTCTTCTGCAGCCACATTTATCACGGCTGACGTGCCTCTTCCAGTTTGTTTATATAATACGTTGACAGCACAGTTTTTAAGGCTATGATGAAAAGAGAGACTGCAGTGTCCTCTCAGATGGAAGTCCAAGAAAGGGGAGGGGTTGGTTTTCCTGTGGATTCCTTCCCACCAATGCATGGAAGTCCTCTCCCCCATGGTGACTCTGCCCTTAGGCTCCCTCCTTGTGATTCTAGAATCTGGCCACGCCTCTGACCCCAGGTTTGCTATGAGGAGCTACATGCCTTTAAGAACGTCCCTACCCGCCACTGCACACATGCACCTCTTTCTGACTGGCACAAGGTTTATAGTGCTGTGTCTCCCACCCCACAAGTCAGTGGGCAATTTCCACTGGGCCTTCTGTTCATATCAAGCAACAACCATACATTTGTCCTCAACACATCAGGAGGGTAAGATCTGGAACCTGGGTGATGATTTCACAGAGGGCTGTAGGAGAGTGGAGCTTGCCCAGCCCCCTGGTAGGGGCCCTGTGGAGGCAGCTGagtgggtgtggctttggggcCACACACTCcctaaggaagaaggaaggatggaggaTTCTGATGGGTTGGTGACAGAGCTGCCCCTCACTCCTGCCCAGGCAGAGAGCACAGAGGGCCATCTCTGCTCATGTCCTGAGGACCCTCTCTGGCAATGGGTttctctcagcctggctgtgtCTGTGCCGCAGGGAGTGGGTGGAAGACACGCAGCTATGGATCCAGCAGGTGTCCAGCACGCCCAGCACCCGGATGGATGTGGTGCACCTTCAGGAGCAGCTGGACCTGAAGCTGCAGCAGCGGCAGGCCAGGGAGACTGGTATCTGCCCTGTCCGCAGGGAGCTCTACTCACAGTGTTTTGGTGCGtggccaggggggagggtgcACTACACTCTActacctctttctcttccccttcagcACAGCCCCCAGCTCTGAGTATCCCTGAGCTGAAGCCCACCCCATCCTGGAATCATCTGTGCCTCACTACCTGTCTCCCCCCAGATCTGCTAAATgcaccctcttctccctcccagccctgtcttTCCCATCAGTCCCCCCACTTGCCGGTCAACCTGACAACTTGGTTCCTCACCTCGTAGCGGATATTGGAGTAAATGAGAACTTccattttaaatctttgtttttttcaaagattTCTATAATAAGcatgtgttaattttttaatcagaaaaattaaTGTGCTATATTTATACCCATCTATCAACATTCAGCCGTTGGTCCAGA
Coding sequences within it:
- the DNALI1 gene encoding axonemal dynein light intermediate polypeptide 1, producing the protein MIPPADSLLKYDTPVLVSRNTEKRSPKARPLKVSPQQPGPSGPIPPPPKTKLSISCVPDPTKQAEEILNAILPPREWVEDTQLWIQQVSSTPSTRMDVVHLQEQLDLKLQQRQARETGICPVRRELYSQCFDELIREVTINCAERGLLLLRVRDEIRMTIAAYQTLYESSVAFGMRKALQAEQGKSDMERKIAELETEKRDLERQVNEQKAKCEATEKRENERRQVEEKKHNEEIQFLKRTNQQLKAQLEGIIAPKK